In Bythopirellula goksoeyrii, a single window of DNA contains:
- a CDS encoding thioredoxin family protein — MHFFHKFHRDMLRLFLLVAIAGCQSQTKQAVYTVGSYNPEAEPTVDLAATVKQAQADHKRIILQVGGEWCQFCHRLDAFIRETPSVAAGLHDGFLVMKVSFTQGENENEEFLGQYPDVAGYPHWYVLESDGTLLHSQDTSKIQKGNNYSEDKLLAFIDKWKP, encoded by the coding sequence ATGCATTTTTTCCACAAATTCCACCGAGACATGCTCCGGCTGTTTCTCTTGGTTGCCATCGCCGGTTGTCAATCACAGACTAAGCAAGCCGTCTACACTGTCGGCAGTTACAATCCCGAAGCCGAACCGACAGTTGATCTCGCTGCCACCGTCAAACAGGCACAGGCCGATCATAAACGCATCATCTTGCAGGTAGGAGGAGAATGGTGCCAATTCTGCCATCGGCTTGACGCCTTCATCCGCGAGACCCCCAGCGTAGCTGCGGGACTGCACGATGGATTCCTCGTCATGAAAGTCAGCTTCACCCAGGGTGAAAATGAAAACGAAGAGTTCTTAGGCCAATACCCTGATGTGGCGGGCTATCCCCATTGGTATGTCCTGGAGAGCGATGGCACATTGCTTCACTCTCAGGACACTTCGAAAATCCAAAAAGGCAATAACTACAGCGAAGACAAGCTGCTCGCCTTCATAGACAAATGGAAGCCCTAG
- a CDS encoding elongation factor P: MLAKDAKPGAILLHLEAPHIIETVHVQSPSARGGNTLYKFRARNLVTQQKADFACKGTDMLAEADFQRREVTLMYSDGDNVHFLDSQDYNQYQLPATDIAEQMQYITENLSGLLAQIYNDECVGLQLPASVELKIIQCDPGVKGNSATSRTKPATLETGAIVQVPEYLKEGEVIKVDTRTGDFLGRA; encoded by the coding sequence ATGCTTGCCAAAGATGCCAAACCTGGCGCGATCCTGCTTCATCTCGAAGCCCCACATATCATTGAAACCGTGCATGTCCAATCCCCGTCGGCCCGCGGTGGAAACACGCTGTACAAGTTCCGTGCTCGCAACCTGGTCACTCAGCAAAAAGCGGACTTTGCCTGCAAAGGGACTGACATGCTTGCCGAAGCGGACTTCCAACGTCGCGAGGTGACGCTGATGTACTCCGATGGCGACAATGTGCATTTTCTGGATTCGCAGGATTACAACCAGTACCAGCTTCCGGCCACCGACATTGCCGAGCAGATGCAATACATTACCGAAAATCTCAGTGGGTTACTGGCACAGATTTACAACGACGAGTGCGTGGGACTACAGTTGCCAGCGTCTGTGGAACTGAAAATCATCCAGTGTGATCCTGGCGTGAAAGGCAACTCGGCCACTTCGCGAACCAAGCCTGCCACATTGGAAACGGGGGCCATCGTTCAGGTGCCTGAATACTTGAAAGAAGGCGAAGTCATCAAAGTGGATACCCGCACAGGTGATTTTCTGGGAAGGGCGTGA
- the proC gene encoding pyrroline-5-carboxylate reductase — MSEFTKSVGFVGAGRMATALARGCVESGLVSAEQVLASDPSLEARQAFAEQVAGVEVFDTSEPILSRADIIVLAIKPQVMSSVLENLGSQIAEHQLVVSIAAGVTLSTITEALPAKARIIRVMPNTPCLVGEGVSCFSRAKEATDEDAEDVRRVLESVGHAYEVTEEQLDAVTGLSGSGPAFIYQVIESMAKGGAQMGLPAELALKLAAQTARGAAQMVLATGRSPIELREQVTSPGGTTVAGLDALAKLRGAEAFCEAVVVATRRSQELGRG; from the coding sequence TTGTCCGAATTCACCAAATCGGTTGGTTTCGTTGGTGCCGGTCGTATGGCTACTGCGCTCGCTCGGGGATGTGTTGAGAGCGGGTTAGTGAGTGCTGAGCAGGTGTTGGCGTCGGACCCGTCTCTTGAAGCCCGTCAAGCGTTTGCTGAGCAGGTGGCCGGGGTCGAGGTATTCGACACAAGTGAACCAATTCTATCGCGAGCCGACATCATCGTGCTGGCCATCAAGCCGCAAGTTATGTCAAGCGTGTTGGAGAATCTCGGTAGCCAGATTGCTGAGCATCAATTGGTGGTGTCCATTGCCGCTGGTGTAACACTCTCGACGATCACCGAGGCATTGCCAGCGAAGGCGAGAATCATTCGTGTGATGCCCAATACCCCCTGCTTGGTAGGCGAAGGGGTTTCCTGTTTTAGCCGCGCCAAGGAAGCTACCGACGAAGACGCAGAGGACGTGCGACGGGTCTTGGAGAGTGTGGGCCATGCCTATGAGGTTACTGAGGAGCAGCTTGACGCCGTGACGGGCCTCTCAGGATCGGGTCCTGCTTTCATCTATCAGGTGATAGAATCTATGGCTAAGGGTGGAGCACAAATGGGGCTCCCTGCCGAATTGGCACTGAAGTTGGCGGCTCAAACGGCTCGCGGTGCCGCTCAGATGGTCCTTGCCACGGGCCGTTCGCCGATCGAGTTGCGAGAGCAGGTCACCAGCCCGGGAGGGACGACGGTTGCAGGACTCGACGCATTGGCGAAGCTCCGAGGTGCCGAGGCATTCTGCGAGGCGGTGGTGGTAGCGACCAGGAGATCTCAAGAATTGGGACGGGGATAA
- a CDS encoding flagellar biosynthesis anti-sigma factor FlgM, with product MQIQGSSHAHGPHTLKGPYSNQLGGSRPISRANSTGDQFEISAAAEAAAQAVESGDLRADLVSRVRNEIAAGTYDTPGKFEAAMERLLDDVV from the coding sequence ATGCAAATTCAAGGCTCATCTCACGCTCATGGTCCTCACACCCTCAAAGGCCCCTACTCAAATCAGCTAGGCGGTTCCCGGCCTATATCACGAGCTAATTCCACTGGCGATCAATTCGAGATTTCTGCCGCTGCTGAAGCGGCTGCCCAAGCAGTCGAAAGTGGTGATCTTCGTGCCGACCTAGTGAGTCGCGTCCGCAATGAAATTGCCGCAGGGACATACGATACTCCAGGCAAATTTGAGGCGGCCATGGAGCGACTTCTGGACGATGTCGTCTGA
- a CDS encoding Fur family transcriptional regulator: protein MSSGYSLGTVEVSSSPQERFADFLQSKGKRITQQRRILIDFVFKRHDHFDAEELILNLAQVPEGRKVSRPTVYRTLNELVDSGLLRRMNLRGRAIYEHDYGYPQHDHLHCTMCDKLIEFQSKELSDLRRAVAAEYDFRDSGHRLIISGVCSDCSATRHRRHTPLDLV from the coding sequence ATGTCCAGTGGGTATTCACTCGGCACAGTCGAAGTATCCAGTTCTCCCCAAGAACGGTTTGCCGATTTTCTACAGAGCAAAGGAAAGCGGATCACACAGCAGCGGCGAATCCTCATTGACTTCGTCTTTAAGCGGCACGACCATTTTGACGCTGAGGAATTGATCCTCAATTTGGCCCAAGTCCCTGAGGGCCGCAAAGTGAGCCGACCCACGGTTTACCGTACGCTCAACGAGCTTGTCGACTCGGGACTTTTGCGGCGGATGAATCTCCGTGGCCGAGCCATCTACGAGCACGACTATGGCTATCCCCAACACGACCACTTGCACTGCACGATGTGCGACAAGCTGATCGAGTTTCAGAGCAAAGAACTTTCGGACCTGCGCCGGGCAGTAGCTGCGGAATACGACTTTCGCGACTCGGGACACCGACTCATCATCTCAGGTGTCTGCTCTGATTGTAGTGCGACCCGCCATCGGCGTCATACGCCGCTTGATCTCGTGTAG
- the purB gene encoding adenylosuccinate lyase, producing the protein MSNETYENPLITRYASTAMSRLFGAQHKHSTWRRLWVALAEAEAEMGLPVTATQIEELRSQVDNIDFAAAANYERQLRHDVMAHVHAYGDHCPAARPIIHLGATSCFVTDNADLMIFREALELVAKRLAAVIDALGKFALEYRDLPTLGFTHLQPAQPTTVGRRACLWAYDLALDLEEIEHRLDALCARSTKGTTGTQASFLQLFDGDHQKVRQLEQLVAQKMGFSATYAVTGQTYPRKVDAQIVDSLAGIGASAHKAATDLRILAHRKELEEPFEKSQIGSSAMAYKRNPMRSERICGLARFAMSLQSSTSATHATQWMERTLDDSANRRLVIPQAFLAIDAVLILYQNVASGLVVYPKVIARNLREELPFMATENILMAAVAAGGDRQDLHERIRQHSQAAATEVKEHARPNDLVARLQSDPAFAGADIGSAIDPSGLTGRSAEQVDEFLSEVVEPIRTRYPQEASTEELRV; encoded by the coding sequence ATGAGCAACGAAACCTACGAAAACCCGCTGATCACCCGTTACGCATCGACGGCAATGAGCCGGCTTTTTGGTGCGCAACACAAGCACAGCACTTGGCGGCGCCTTTGGGTCGCGCTGGCCGAAGCGGAGGCCGAGATGGGGCTTCCCGTCACGGCTACCCAAATAGAAGAGTTGCGCTCCCAGGTGGATAATATTGACTTCGCTGCCGCTGCCAACTACGAGCGGCAGCTTCGCCACGATGTGATGGCTCATGTCCACGCCTACGGCGACCACTGCCCGGCAGCACGGCCCATCATCCACTTGGGTGCCACCAGTTGCTTTGTTACCGACAATGCCGACTTGATGATCTTCCGCGAGGCACTGGAATTGGTTGCAAAGAGATTGGCAGCCGTGATCGACGCACTGGGAAAATTCGCTTTGGAATACCGCGATCTGCCGACATTAGGTTTCACCCACTTGCAGCCCGCACAGCCCACCACGGTTGGCCGTCGTGCTTGTTTGTGGGCGTACGACCTAGCTCTGGATTTGGAGGAAATAGAGCATCGGCTGGATGCCCTCTGTGCTCGCAGCACCAAAGGGACCACCGGTACCCAAGCCAGTTTCTTGCAACTCTTTGATGGTGACCATCAAAAGGTTCGACAATTGGAGCAGCTAGTAGCGCAAAAGATGGGCTTCTCGGCGACCTACGCAGTCACTGGCCAGACCTATCCGCGTAAGGTCGATGCCCAGATTGTCGATTCTCTGGCCGGCATCGGGGCCTCGGCCCATAAGGCAGCCACCGATCTACGGATCCTAGCCCATCGCAAAGAACTTGAAGAACCATTTGAGAAAAGCCAGATCGGCTCCTCGGCGATGGCTTACAAGCGCAATCCCATGCGAAGCGAACGGATCTGCGGGCTGGCGCGATTTGCGATGAGTTTGCAGTCGAGTACCTCAGCAACCCACGCCACGCAATGGATGGAACGTACTCTGGACGACAGTGCCAATCGCCGCCTGGTAATCCCCCAGGCCTTTTTGGCAATTGACGCAGTGCTTATCCTCTACCAGAACGTCGCCAGTGGCTTGGTGGTGTATCCTAAGGTGATCGCCCGCAATCTCCGCGAAGAACTCCCTTTCATGGCGACCGAGAACATCCTCATGGCTGCGGTGGCTGCGGGAGGAGACCGACAGGATTTACACGAGAGAATTCGACAACACAGCCAAGCCGCTGCAACTGAGGTGAAAGAGCACGCCCGCCCCAATGACCTTGTCGCTCGGCTTCAGAGCGATCCTGCGTTTGCCGGTGCCGATATTGGTTCAGCTATCGACCCTTCCGGCCTAACAGGCCGGAGCGCCGAGCAGGTCGACGAATTCCTTAGCGAGGTCGTCGAACCGATCCGCACACGCTACCCGCAAGAGGCGTCTACAGAAGAATTACGGGTGTGA
- a CDS encoding HD domain-containing protein, translating into MPDLARESLLHDPIHGYIPFVSIVDEGETSERTILDHPWLQRLRQIHQLQTAWWVYPSAEHTRFQHVVGAMHMASRMVEALYESLKQVCPEAPSLGYVECLCRLSALLHDVGHGPFGHFFDAHFLSDYKLTHEKLGAHIIRHELGSVLAAIRTCPNSRLEKGEQIDPDQIAWLITRPVENDTTDKPRWLVMLRSLFCGLYTVDNMDFVLRDAYMSGYSTRSFDLERLIRYTFFSEQGLTIHSRGMNALVRFRQARSELFRSMYFHRTVRAIDKTLEDLFLAGKQYLFPGNPLEHLDEYQRFTEWSLLVDVARWPQSDDPIQRAQGERWEQLLRRQVDWELADERTRLDPTSTDLFRKGREALAEQAIREVLPTELRDIPMKIDLPNYIDRPDPKTAAAGQNFLFRSATKQIRPLTDDELYKHLPMSQLVCRVYLPKGAPASHNIAVSSALDALLGNAGDDDLTNM; encoded by the coding sequence ATGCCTGACCTTGCCCGCGAAAGCCTGCTTCACGACCCTATCCACGGATACATCCCCTTTGTCTCGATCGTCGACGAAGGGGAAACCTCCGAACGCACCATTCTCGATCATCCTTGGCTGCAACGCCTGCGGCAAATCCACCAACTACAGACCGCTTGGTGGGTCTATCCGTCGGCCGAGCATACTCGCTTCCAGCATGTTGTGGGGGCGATGCACATGGCCAGCCGGATGGTCGAGGCACTCTATGAAAGCCTCAAGCAAGTTTGCCCGGAGGCGCCCAGCCTTGGCTACGTGGAATGTTTGTGTCGACTGAGTGCGCTATTGCACGACGTAGGCCACGGACCATTCGGCCATTTTTTCGATGCCCATTTCCTATCGGACTATAAGCTTACGCACGAGAAGCTTGGTGCGCACATCATCCGTCATGAACTAGGGTCAGTGCTTGCAGCTATTCGCACCTGCCCCAATAGTCGCCTGGAAAAGGGAGAGCAGATCGATCCTGACCAGATTGCTTGGTTGATTACTCGCCCCGTAGAGAACGACACGACCGACAAACCTCGTTGGCTGGTCATGTTGCGCAGTCTTTTCTGCGGACTCTATACCGTGGACAACATGGACTTTGTGCTCCGCGATGCCTACATGTCAGGCTATAGCACCCGTTCTTTCGATTTAGAGCGGCTCATTCGCTACACGTTTTTCAGCGAACAAGGACTCACGATTCACTCCCGCGGCATGAACGCGTTGGTGCGGTTCCGCCAAGCTCGGAGCGAACTGTTTCGCTCCATGTATTTCCACCGCACGGTACGAGCCATCGACAAAACCTTGGAAGACCTCTTTCTCGCCGGTAAACAATACTTGTTCCCCGGCAACCCCCTCGAGCATCTCGACGAATACCAACGATTCACAGAATGGTCATTGTTGGTGGACGTGGCTCGTTGGCCGCAGAGCGACGATCCCATCCAGCGAGCCCAAGGGGAGCGGTGGGAACAACTCTTGAGACGACAAGTCGACTGGGAGTTGGCGGACGAACGTACGCGACTTGACCCGACCTCGACCGATCTCTTTCGCAAAGGCCGAGAGGCCTTGGCCGAGCAGGCGATCCGCGAAGTTTTGCCGACTGAACTCCGCGACATTCCGATGAAAATTGATCTCCCGAACTACATCGACCGCCCCGACCCCAAGACGGCCGCCGCGGGTCAGAATTTTCTCTTCCGCTCCGCAACCAAGCAAATCCGTCCACTCACTGACGATGAGTTATACAAGCACCTGCCGATGAGCCAGTTGGTTTGCAGGGTGTATCTGCCTAAAGGGGCGCCGGCGAGCCACAATATCGCAGTTTCTAGCGCCTTGGATGCTCTGCTGGGGAACGCTGGCGACGACGACCTGACGAACATGTGA
- a CDS encoding cation:proton antiporter: MSLTTAETFHILVALALLLIFAHGFGFFFAYFRQPRVVGEIFGGLLLGPTFLGHFFPEIQQMAFPSTDQVTYPVLGAIYQLGLLLLMFCSGIEVRSKFEPGERRTALAITATGTLLPFGLGLLFLKLYGWTDWEMLDMHRFYGEAENDTAFLLVFAIAVAVTSIPVISRIMFDLKILETSFARIVLGAAVIEDILLYVVLAIAIGMVGQQEGDVSGLLGLLQIAPDSGYAKLYHVLVPLAFIAFSLLFGPRLYQFLSRFRYNLLMKSSPVAFLLVFMLIMTGLCILLGITPIFGAFVAGMVVGANDDSRIGPSPDTIKNFSFAFFVPVYFAIVGLKLDLVHAFEPVFFLIFLVFACGAKSLSVYAGARGAGETKQGAWNLAVAMNARGGPGIVLASVAYDAAIVGESFYVILVMLAIVTSLMAGSWLGKEVRSGEPLR, encoded by the coding sequence ATGAGTCTAACCACCGCCGAGACATTTCATATACTAGTCGCCTTGGCATTGCTTCTAATCTTTGCACATGGATTCGGCTTTTTCTTTGCGTACTTTCGACAGCCGCGAGTTGTCGGCGAGATCTTTGGCGGACTCCTGCTAGGCCCAACCTTCTTAGGCCATTTTTTTCCTGAAATCCAGCAGATGGCCTTTCCAAGTACCGACCAGGTTACCTACCCCGTACTTGGAGCGATTTATCAGCTTGGCTTGTTGTTGCTGATGTTCTGTTCGGGAATCGAGGTCCGCTCAAAATTCGAACCGGGAGAGCGCCGCACTGCATTGGCGATTACTGCAACGGGGACACTTCTTCCATTTGGGCTCGGCCTATTGTTTCTGAAACTCTACGGTTGGACTGACTGGGAAATGCTGGATATGCATCGCTTCTATGGAGAGGCGGAAAATGACACGGCGTTTCTCCTGGTGTTTGCTATCGCTGTTGCCGTGACGAGCATTCCGGTGATATCCCGAATCATGTTCGATCTGAAGATTCTCGAAACCTCGTTCGCGAGAATCGTGCTTGGTGCGGCAGTGATCGAAGACATTCTGCTCTACGTTGTCCTAGCGATTGCCATCGGAATGGTCGGGCAACAAGAAGGAGATGTTAGCGGACTGCTAGGCTTACTTCAAATCGCCCCTGATTCTGGCTATGCAAAGCTATATCACGTGTTGGTGCCCTTAGCGTTCATAGCTTTCTCGTTGTTGTTCGGCCCTCGGTTGTATCAGTTTCTTTCGAGATTCCGCTACAATCTGCTGATGAAGAGCAGTCCCGTCGCATTTCTGCTGGTGTTTATGCTCATCATGACGGGCCTTTGTATCTTGCTGGGTATTACGCCGATTTTCGGAGCCTTTGTCGCCGGTATGGTCGTCGGTGCAAATGACGACTCTCGCATTGGTCCTTCCCCTGATACAATCAAGAATTTCTCTTTTGCTTTTTTCGTGCCCGTCTATTTTGCTATCGTCGGATTGAAGCTTGATCTGGTTCATGCCTTTGAACCGGTGTTTTTCTTGATCTTCCTCGTCTTTGCTTGCGGGGCGAAGTCGCTGAGCGTATATGCTGGGGCACGCGGGGCAGGTGAAACCAAACAAGGAGCGTGGAACCTAGCCGTCGCTATGAATGCTCGGGGAGGTCCTGGAATCGTGCTTGCATCTGTGGCCTACGATGCGGCAATTGTCGGGGAAAGCTTCTACGTGATCCTCGTGATGCTCGCGATCGTTACCTCGCTTATGGCCGGATCATGGCTGGGCAAGGAAGTTCGCTCGGGCGAACCATTGCGGTAA
- a CDS encoding carboxylesterase family protein — protein MSLNHRREIRSTTFLVLCCAAALVVFDISSVSAQKIQMKDGRIFQGRVLPVTGVSDPPLADAGPDEEAVSTPILLIDDELRRVYVPKSQVASILDQAAENLIKVPIWQKVAKTGSTLGSVGPSLGVTPFDEYGRRIYEMQTRDGPLSIVQGISELTPRYAKVEGLLGPQRSIVWDMRLATSSIPRETIAAILDKAVSHEDPNDWLQVVRFYLQAERYREALAELESIIAAFPEKEDLQSEVQQLRKIGSRRILREIHLRRAAGQHELVGRLLANFPTEDVAGETLQQVREASTEYESDKARIATISQHLRELVAELPNSETRALVKPVINEILDKINMNNVEKLDPFLKLADDATLTSENKLALAISGWMMGPKDAIEKLTVATNMVTVRGVASSYLVEPLAHKRTALIDSIRTLEGVTVARVASVLAQLAPPLAIPKEAILGYGSYELTAPGQSENGDFRYLVQVPPEYDPSRRYPTLIVLNGAFNSPLQELEFWTGTPPLDEQNQPTGPRSGQAMRHGYITISIEWLKPQQYVYEYSLREHEAILTVLRDACRQLSIDTDRVFLTGHGIGGDAAWDMALAHPDLWAGAVPFVAQFSRVEKYVPHYWENAQYVPLYFVAGELDGSTMSDNAQNYDLYLGNNPGKPVFDTTVVEFHGRGYEPFHDEILEIFDWMSRKQRNWPPQEFECNTMREWDNFFWWIEGRGFPSSVTPGNWPARNARPTLVEGRIRNGNRLSARTACAETTIWLRPDIVDFDKPIRVELNGNRVKGDDQPSLEVLLEDARTRADRQRPFWAKLQAP, from the coding sequence ATGTCACTAAATCATCGACGCGAGATTCGTAGTACTACCTTCCTTGTACTATGCTGCGCTGCCGCTTTGGTTGTCTTTGATATTTCGTCGGTCAGTGCCCAAAAGATCCAGATGAAAGATGGCCGGATATTTCAAGGTCGGGTGCTTCCTGTGACTGGTGTCTCGGATCCCCCGCTGGCAGACGCAGGTCCAGATGAGGAAGCCGTCTCAACGCCAATTCTACTGATCGACGACGAACTCCGCCGCGTCTATGTTCCCAAGTCCCAGGTTGCTTCGATCTTGGATCAAGCGGCTGAGAATCTAATTAAGGTTCCCATCTGGCAGAAAGTGGCCAAGACGGGGAGCACGCTGGGGAGTGTAGGGCCCAGTCTCGGAGTCACTCCCTTTGATGAGTACGGCCGCCGCATCTATGAAATGCAGACCCGCGATGGTCCACTCTCGATCGTGCAAGGCATCTCTGAGCTCACACCTCGCTACGCCAAAGTCGAAGGGCTGTTAGGCCCCCAGCGATCCATCGTGTGGGACATGCGGCTGGCGACCAGTTCCATTCCTCGTGAAACCATTGCCGCGATATTGGATAAGGCCGTTTCGCATGAAGATCCCAACGATTGGCTGCAAGTTGTTCGGTTCTACTTGCAAGCCGAGCGTTATCGTGAGGCCTTGGCAGAACTTGAATCGATCATCGCTGCTTTTCCGGAAAAAGAGGATCTGCAATCGGAAGTGCAACAGCTTCGCAAAATCGGTTCCCGGCGTATCCTGCGGGAGATCCATCTCCGACGTGCTGCGGGGCAACATGAACTCGTGGGAAGGCTGCTGGCCAATTTCCCCACCGAAGACGTAGCTGGCGAAACGCTGCAGCAGGTACGTGAAGCATCCACGGAATATGAAAGCGACAAGGCTCGAATCGCCACGATATCTCAACATCTGCGCGAGCTTGTTGCCGAACTGCCCAACAGTGAGACTCGAGCCCTCGTGAAACCTGTGATCAACGAAATCCTCGACAAGATCAATATGAACAATGTTGAGAAACTCGATCCATTCCTGAAGCTGGCCGACGATGCAACTTTGACATCGGAAAACAAACTCGCCCTGGCCATATCCGGGTGGATGATGGGGCCCAAGGATGCCATCGAGAAGCTCACTGTGGCAACGAATATGGTCACGGTCCGGGGAGTGGCAAGTAGCTATCTTGTGGAGCCCCTTGCTCACAAACGCACGGCATTGATCGATTCGATTCGCACTCTCGAAGGAGTGACTGTGGCTCGCGTAGCGAGCGTGCTTGCACAACTTGCTCCTCCGCTAGCGATCCCCAAGGAGGCAATCCTAGGCTATGGCTCATACGAGCTGACTGCGCCAGGACAAAGCGAGAACGGGGACTTTCGCTATCTAGTCCAAGTTCCCCCGGAATATGATCCTTCGCGGCGATATCCGACATTGATCGTACTCAATGGTGCATTCAACTCGCCTCTCCAGGAACTAGAATTCTGGACCGGCACACCCCCGCTGGATGAGCAAAATCAGCCCACGGGCCCCCGTTCTGGGCAGGCGATGCGCCACGGCTATATCACCATCTCCATCGAATGGCTGAAGCCTCAACAGTACGTGTACGAATACTCGCTCCGCGAGCATGAAGCGATCCTGACGGTTCTCCGTGATGCATGCCGACAACTTAGCATCGATACCGACCGTGTGTTTCTTACGGGTCATGGGATTGGCGGAGACGCTGCCTGGGATATGGCGTTGGCCCATCCTGACCTATGGGCTGGAGCGGTTCCTTTTGTCGCACAGTTTAGTAGGGTCGAGAAATACGTCCCACATTATTGGGAAAATGCTCAGTATGTGCCCCTCTATTTTGTCGCAGGTGAACTCGATGGCTCCACGATGTCAGACAACGCCCAAAACTATGACCTGTATCTTGGAAATAATCCGGGGAAACCAGTATTTGATACCACGGTAGTCGAATTTCACGGCAGAGGATACGAGCCATTTCATGATGAGATTCTCGAAATCTTTGATTGGATGAGTCGGAAGCAACGAAACTGGCCCCCACAGGAATTCGAGTGCAATACGATGCGGGAATGGGACAACTTTTTCTGGTGGATAGAAGGCCGTGGCTTTCCCAGTAGCGTCACACCTGGCAATTGGCCTGCTCGCAATGCTCGACCGACACTTGTCGAAGGGCGCATTCGCAATGGCAACCGTCTATCCGCACGTACGGCATGCGCCGAGACTACCATCTGGCTTCGCCCCGACATCGTCGATTTTGACAAGCCAATCCGCGTAGAGCTCAACGGCAATCGCGTGAAGGGGGACGATCAGCCAAGCCTAGAAGTGTTACTCGAAGATGCTCGCACTCGCGCCGACCGCCAGCGTCCTTTCTGGGCAAAGTTGCAAGCCCCATGA